In one Fibrobacter sp. genomic region, the following are encoded:
- a CDS encoding cation transporter: MIDNEIENRSKVIVRTSIVGIATNVVLSAFKAAIGFVTGSIAVTLDAVNNLSDALSSVITIVGAKLANKLPDKKHPLGYGRIEYLSAMIVAAIVLYAGGTSAVESVKKIIHPEAADYSTVSLVIIAAAVVVKLVLGKYVKRQGEWVNSGALVASGADALFDAILSASVLASAIVFVTTGISLEAYVGVLISLFIIKSGIEMLKDTLDDILGKRTDGDTAKEIKKILTSEKPVRGAYDLILNDYGPNKALASVHLELPDSMTVEEVDVLTRKLQHRVFKETGVILTGVGVYSYNTKDDEAAKIRSDVLKIVKSHEWALQMHGFYVDVAEKSLRFDVVMSFAITPEEGVATLTKEVGEAFPEYSVHIAPDVDVG, translated from the coding sequence ATGATCGATAACGAAATTGAAAATCGCAGCAAGGTCATCGTGCGCACGAGCATCGTGGGCATCGCTACAAACGTGGTGCTTTCGGCGTTCAAGGCCGCCATCGGCTTTGTCACGGGCTCCATCGCCGTCACCCTCGACGCGGTGAACAACCTCTCCGACGCGCTCTCCTCGGTGATTACCATCGTGGGCGCAAAACTTGCGAATAAACTTCCCGACAAGAAACACCCGCTGGGTTACGGGCGCATCGAGTACCTGAGCGCCATGATTGTGGCCGCCATCGTGCTGTATGCGGGCGGAACCTCTGCCGTGGAATCCGTCAAGAAGATTATCCATCCCGAAGCTGCCGACTATTCCACGGTTTCGCTGGTAATTATCGCCGCCGCCGTGGTGGTGAAACTCGTGCTCGGCAAGTATGTGAAGCGCCAGGGCGAATGGGTGAATTCCGGTGCGCTGGTGGCCTCCGGAGCGGATGCCTTGTTCGATGCCATTTTGTCTGCGTCGGTGCTGGCGTCTGCCATCGTGTTCGTGACGACGGGCATTTCGCTCGAAGCCTATGTGGGCGTGCTGATTTCGCTGTTCATCATCAAGTCCGGTATCGAGATGCTCAAGGATACGCTGGACGATATTCTCGGCAAGCGCACTGACGGCGACACCGCCAAGGAAATCAAAAAAATCCTCACCTCCGAAAAACCCGTACGCGGCGCCTACGACTTGATTCTGAACGATTACGGTCCCAACAAGGCCCTGGCCTCGGTGCACCTGGAACTGCCCGATTCCATGACCGTCGAAGAAGTGGACGTGCTCACCCGCAAGCTGCAACACCGGGTGTTCAAGGAAACGGGCGTCATCCTCACGGGCGTGGGAGTTTATTCGTACAACACCAAGGACGACGAAGCCGCCAAAATCCGTAGCGACGTCTTGAAAATCGTGAAGTCCCACGAATGGGCGCTCCAGATGCACGGCTTCTACGTGGATGTGGCCGAAAAGTCACTCCGCTTCGATGTGGTCATGAGTTTCGCCATCACCCCCGAAGAAGGCGTTGCGACCCTCACCAAGGAAGTCGGCGAAGCCTTCCCCGAATACAGCGTGCACATCGCCCCCGATGTGGACGTGGGGTAA
- a CDS encoding ACT domain-containing protein: MKLKKLDHKLTVCKVADVSDVDTGKDFSLIGILSKLSAILAENGVGFFAISTFNTDYIFVKAENFEKVLC; this comes from the coding sequence ATGAAATTAAAGAAATTGGATCACAAACTAACAGTCTGTAAAGTAGCGGACGTTAGTGATGTCGATACGGGTAAGGATTTTTCTCTTATAGGTATCCTTTCGAAACTCTCGGCTATTCTTGCAGAAAATGGCGTTGGATTTTTTGCGATATCCACTTTCAATACGGATTATATCTTTGTGAAAGCCGAAAATTTCGAGAAAGTGCTATGCTGA
- a CDS encoding VOC family protein, which produces MKLEGFGIFVDDMATMVRFYRDVLGFEIKEDENTTNVFLEKDGTLFLLFRKSDFEKMTSQKYAYCKGVNGHFEIALGVANYTEVDKTYAKVTIAGAKGIMPPTTESWGQRTCYIADPEGNLVEIGSFVKD; this is translated from the coding sequence ATGAAATTAGAGGGCTTTGGAATTTTTGTCGATGACATGGCGACGATGGTCCGCTTTTACAGAGATGTCTTGGGCTTTGAAATCAAGGAAGACGAAAATACGACTAACGTTTTTCTAGAAAAGGACGGCACTTTGTTCTTGCTGTTCCGAAAATCTGATTTTGAAAAAATGACAAGCCAGAAGTACGCTTACTGCAAAGGCGTTAACGGGCATTTTGAAATTGCATTGGGTGTTGCCAACTACACTGAAGTGGATAAAACATACGCCAAAGTCACGATCGCAGGAGCTAAAGGCATCATGCCGCCGACTACGGAATCGTGGGGGCAACGTACTTGCTACATCGCTGACCCTGAAGGCAATTTGGTAGAAATCGGGTCATTCGTCAAGGATTAA
- a CDS encoding zinc ribbon domain-containing protein has protein sequence MEMKFCQSCGMPLTPEILGTNADGSKNEEYCIYCYKDGAFTGDFNMEQMVEFCSQFVNEFNKNTGKSLTREEYRVELRKYFPTLKRWCLPADQLPHATSPMKQKFIEEVNALNIKDMPKIDNLFVLQGSFINQEYKINGNSVKLLDDNASYWGNQVKKIGAEGRCFGIACDERYILVSEYGKNGADAEIVVFKRR, from the coding sequence ATGGAAATGAAGTTTTGTCAGAGCTGCGGAATGCCGCTCACGCCGGAAATCTTGGGCACCAACGCCGACGGCAGCAAGAACGAAGAATACTGCATCTACTGCTATAAAGACGGCGCCTTCACCGGCGACTTCAACATGGAGCAGATGGTCGAATTCTGCTCGCAGTTCGTCAATGAATTCAACAAGAATACAGGCAAGAGCCTTACCCGCGAAGAGTACAGGGTAGAACTGCGCAAGTATTTCCCGACGCTCAAGCGCTGGTGCCTCCCGGCAGATCAACTGCCGCACGCCACCTCGCCCATGAAGCAGAAGTTCATTGAAGAGGTAAACGCGCTTAATATCAAGGACATGCCGAAAATTGACAACCTCTTTGTTCTGCAGGGCTCGTTCATCAATCAGGAATACAAAATTAACGGCAACAGCGTCAAGCTATTGGACGATAACGCAAGCTACTGGGGCAACCAGGTCAAAAAGATTGGTGCCGAAGGCCGCTGCTTTGGAATCGCTTGCGACGAACGCTACATTCTCGTGAGCGAATACGGCAAGAACGGAGCTGATGCTGAAATCGTCGTATTCAAGAGACGGTAA
- a CDS encoding TIGR03905 family TSCPD domain-containing protein: MEETFKTRGVCATTIQFTRDGDKIRNIRFTGGCNGNLKAIAKLCEGMSAEDIAAKLLGNTCGGKPTSCADQLARAVLGKEA, from the coding sequence ATGGAAGAGACTTTCAAGACCAGAGGCGTTTGCGCGACAACGATCCAGTTCACGCGCGACGGAGACAAAATCAGAAATATCCGCTTTACGGGCGGATGCAACGGCAATCTGAAGGCGATTGCGAAACTCTGCGAAGGCATGAGCGCCGAAGATATCGCGGCAAAGCTCTTGGGCAACACCTGTGGCGGGAAGCCGACTTCATGCGCCGACCAGCTCGCCCGCGCCGTCCTCGGGAAAGAAGCGTAA
- a CDS encoding Fic family protein — protein sequence MHKFDYSFLKNGMLPANLVNTTSSIASLKTMASFRKESHQEIFTELESIAKVQSVKSSNAIEGIITSDDRIAQIVNQNSAPLNHDEAEIAGYRDALSLIHTGYNDIPFSVQTMLSLHRTLLAQVAQSRGGAFKNEDNVILEIDKSGTRKIRFAPVRAAQTQKAMEQLELAYMDAVADDSISKLLLIPCVMLDFLCIHPFRDGNGRMSRLLSLLLLYKNGYDVGKYISYEEQINKNKSWYYESLRESSVNWHESRNDYFPFVQHFLSMLYQCYQELDKRFATVNSNKITKTSRIEATVLNSLLPISKSDICKILPDVSPTTVEYVLGKMLKSGVVTTVGAGRGTKYLRK from the coding sequence ATGCATAAATTTGACTATTCCTTCTTGAAAAATGGGATGTTGCCCGCAAATTTGGTCAATACGACATCCTCTATTGCGTCGTTAAAGACGATGGCATCATTCCGCAAGGAATCTCATCAGGAGATTTTCACGGAACTTGAATCTATCGCCAAGGTCCAGTCGGTTAAAAGTTCAAATGCCATCGAGGGCATCATCACCAGTGACGACCGAATTGCGCAAATCGTGAATCAGAACAGCGCCCCGCTCAATCATGACGAAGCCGAAATCGCCGGTTATCGTGACGCCCTTTCGCTTATCCATACCGGCTATAACGACATCCCTTTTTCTGTGCAGACGATGCTCTCCTTGCATCGGACGCTCCTCGCGCAAGTGGCTCAAAGCCGCGGAGGCGCGTTTAAGAACGAAGACAACGTGATTCTTGAAATTGACAAGTCGGGGACGCGCAAGATTCGTTTCGCTCCCGTTCGCGCAGCCCAAACACAAAAGGCAATGGAACAACTGGAACTCGCCTATATGGACGCTGTTGCGGATGATTCCATAAGTAAGCTATTGCTCATTCCGTGCGTGATGCTTGATTTCCTGTGCATCCACCCATTCAGGGACGGGAACGGCAGAATGTCGCGGCTGCTCTCGCTCCTTCTTTTGTACAAGAACGGCTACGATGTTGGCAAGTACATTTCGTACGAAGAGCAAATCAACAAGAACAAGTCGTGGTATTACGAATCGTTGCGTGAATCGTCCGTGAATTGGCACGAGAGCCGCAATGACTATTTCCCGTTTGTCCAGCATTTTTTAAGCATGCTTTACCAGTGCTATCAAGAATTAGACAAGCGCTTTGCAACGGTGAATTCAAACAAGATAACCAAAACATCCCGCATTGAGGCGACAGTGCTGAACAGCCTTTTGCCGATATCGAAATCCGATATATGCAAGATTCTCCCTGATGTGAGCCCGACAACCGTCGAATATGTCTTGGGAAAGATGCTGAAAAGTGGAGTCGTCACGACAGTTGGCGCCGGGCGTGGCACGAAGTATCTGAGGAAGTAA
- the purD gene encoding phosphoribosylamine--glycine ligase — protein sequence MNILVVGSGGREHAIALAVKKSPLCDALVCAPGNPGMANLGKCVPVDVADPKAIADLAVAEHIDLAVIGPEIPLVAGVVDEFRRRGLRAFGPTAAAAALEGSKAFSKDIMKKYNVPTAAFETFTDLASAKKFLAEHPAPIVVKASGLAAGKGAIVCMTDKEANDAVEEMLGDKAVFGESGKTVVIEEFMDGEEASIFVVCDGKDYVILSSAQDHKRVFDDDKGPNTGGMGAYSPAPVVTDALLEVVKKTIIEPTLKGMAAEGKPYTGVLYVGIMVTAKGPKVVEYNCRLGDPECQIVLPLYDGDVLALFDAAEKGELAKLNAPKATKGSSAIVVLASAGYPGSYEKGKVVTGIEEAEKNGAQVLHAGTKMVDGKLVTNGGRVFGVVGHGETLQAALDIAYEAAEKVQFEGKFYRKDIGKKGLARLAKMAK from the coding sequence ATGAATATTCTCGTCGTTGGTAGCGGTGGTCGCGAACATGCCATCGCTCTTGCAGTCAAGAAGTCGCCGCTGTGCGACGCTCTCGTGTGCGCTCCGGGCAACCCGGGCATGGCTAACCTCGGCAAGTGCGTGCCGGTGGATGTAGCCGACCCGAAGGCCATTGCCGACCTCGCCGTAGCAGAGCATATCGACCTCGCGGTCATCGGCCCCGAAATTCCGCTGGTCGCTGGCGTAGTGGATGAATTCCGCCGTCGCGGGCTGCGCGCTTTCGGCCCGACTGCGGCTGCTGCCGCGCTCGAAGGCTCCAAGGCCTTCAGCAAGGATATCATGAAGAAGTACAACGTGCCGACGGCCGCCTTCGAGACCTTCACCGATCTCGCCTCCGCCAAGAAGTTCCTCGCCGAACACCCGGCTCCGATCGTGGTGAAGGCGTCGGGCCTCGCTGCGGGCAAGGGCGCTATCGTTTGCATGACCGACAAGGAAGCGAACGACGCTGTCGAAGAAATGCTCGGCGACAAGGCCGTCTTCGGCGAATCCGGCAAGACGGTGGTGATTGAAGAATTCATGGACGGCGAAGAAGCCTCCATCTTCGTGGTTTGCGACGGCAAGGACTATGTGATTCTCTCTTCTGCCCAGGACCACAAGCGCGTCTTTGACGACGACAAGGGCCCGAACACGGGCGGCATGGGCGCCTACAGCCCGGCTCCGGTCGTGACGGACGCTCTCCTCGAGGTCGTGAAAAAGACGATTATCGAACCGACCCTCAAGGGCATGGCCGCCGAAGGCAAGCCTTACACGGGCGTGCTCTACGTGGGCATCATGGTGACTGCGAAGGGCCCGAAGGTCGTGGAATACAACTGCCGCCTCGGCGACCCCGAATGCCAGATTGTGCTTCCGCTCTATGACGGCGATGTGCTCGCGTTGTTCGACGCTGCCGAAAAGGGCGAACTCGCCAAACTAAACGCTCCGAAGGCGACCAAGGGTAGCTCCGCAATCGTGGTGCTTGCAAGTGCCGGTTATCCGGGCTCTTACGAAAAGGGCAAGGTCGTGACGGGTATCGAAGAAGCCGAAAAGAACGGCGCCCAGGTGCTCCATGCCGGTACCAAGATGGTGGACGGCAAGCTGGTCACGAACGGTGGCCGCGTGTTCGGCGTGGTGGGCCATGGCGAAACGCTCCAGGCCGCTCTCGACATCGCTTACGAAGCCGCCGAAAAGGTTCAGTTCGAAGGCAAGTTCTACCGCAAGGACATCGGCAAGAAGGGTTTGGCCCGTCTCGCCAAGATGGCGAAATAA
- the purE gene encoding 5-(carboxyamino)imidazole ribonucleotide mutase encodes MDLKENAKVGIVAGSKSDQETVDKITAVLDGFGIVWEFNILSAHRTPNATAKYAREAAGRGLQVLIGVAGLAAALPGVLAGHTILPVIGLPCAGGPLNGVDALHSIVQMPPGIPVATVGIGNGKNAGYLAAHIVAIADPAVREKLVAYRKGLGDIEG; translated from the coding sequence ATGGATTTGAAAGAAAATGCAAAGGTCGGTATCGTTGCGGGTAGCAAGTCCGACCAGGAAACTGTAGATAAAATCACCGCCGTGCTCGACGGCTTTGGCATCGTGTGGGAATTCAACATTCTCTCCGCGCACCGCACCCCGAACGCCACCGCGAAGTATGCTCGTGAAGCCGCCGGGCGAGGCCTCCAGGTCCTCATCGGTGTCGCAGGCCTCGCTGCAGCCCTTCCGGGCGTGCTCGCAGGGCACACAATTCTTCCCGTTATCGGCCTGCCCTGCGCCGGCGGCCCGCTCAACGGTGTCGATGCCCTGCACTCTATCGTGCAGATGCCCCCGGGAATCCCGGTGGCCACGGTCGGCATCGGCAACGGCAAGAATGCCGGTTACCTCGCCGCCCACATCGTCGCCATCGCAGACCCTGCAGTTCGCGAAAAGCTCGTCGCCTACCGCAAGGGCCTCGGAGACATCGAAGGCTAG